One stretch of Plodia interpunctella isolate USDA-ARS_2022_Savannah chromosome 10, ilPloInte3.2, whole genome shotgun sequence DNA includes these proteins:
- the LOC128673143 gene encoding enolase-phosphatase E1-like yields MPKSRIPSPARSQSAVVTPRRSKPRGPRSVGSPARSNTSVRLTSVIQNFKDKNMDSFRLSPLNSRRSVLNDNTDIEEPRRRSWWRKLNDTSRDILEVLEKDQQEPVYNIMEEYDVEVLSQEKKDKQETLDLPDSSDSDSISSIVIPQRKLFTQKENLSKNKFAQFLGTRESMAKNNKTNVESDKIDKTIVAGTKKLFGESSKPRSKPAFPTELLTFSPDKTVNKTMGEVKGQVRNLFGNRAGVKRKNKFADFIASESEEEPEIQPKVFGFQKKHDLPSRRVSTASSVTTDIDMDDWKLLPSSTMVQTQLEAMMVDSPVKKARLSKLSEGKEFETATNSTGITNRTKQSNKSVLSKNKSKLSVSKNSNKSKIVPEVNTSIEKSVRHDTATRNDEENIVSEAGEEQVRVATVVQESVDANINKLIGSNKSSMSNSKGTFSKSKTAPNIKSHEGNENIIKPILNEVVPEKDNLEMEVDDNEEIKLSLAYSDEEQMEQENANVSDNNLNKSRQDKLSEGKESETTTNNTTNNTKQSNKSALSKNESNVTISKKNKSKIVSEVNEILGKSTKHEDEARNYEVNVVSEAGHIVQKSVDTDNNKSKNQEMHTAEDNSQKDEEPNNVPDRDQNTENDNSDKNKSNKSILSPSKATINKSKTTPNVHENENISKSILNEPVFEKDNLDKEINDNEEIKLSLEYSDEEPMEQENENLNENIQGNNKVDSDNVANTQEIHDQNMDKKIIHEPADINNSKQEDNEEESPEVQNENHNSDDEKLESEVDEEEDTEKTEEMDEENENQEIELDEPAEKDNAIIDEENASQEIESEEDNEEDGNEEVNSEDEEDIEVEEENESQQDASQELEESHEEVIEEDAASDNEENESQEIINDSVNDGDDAADESDDQNGETNDAENDISGIEKETPNVTHDTTGRNRKKNESDVKSPEVVLRNDENVAESFTPKGRNTSIRRTTMLKSLNIRPSLAPPRESTGISDGTTNSSAEGSGWDSHRTTRKTLRQTFGRDFTPRKSLRALVMEKSAKRHTAFNDINDVDMPRANSTELPEASNVDETVEDPHEISKRTRQTTLEMYLQKIKKQNMEKKKKLEEEVRNSLTAPSKDILNPFKVPSRPFVLKRAKPAQSKPKTKAIKSTIPIENLPQDLLEDMMYKPPKRFQPSNASWITKRLYKFLETKLEPKYDYKARVRAEKLVETIYSFVKDLRRHDVAPSDAVDALKRELARLCVVETHFDFYQFFHDYLPREVRVKVVPDVVNKLPLPRHGVFADILRGNTVQG; encoded by the exons ATGCCGAAGTCAAGGATTCCGTCGCCGGCACGTTCTCAAAGCGCTGTGGTGACGCCGCGCCGGAGCAAACCTCGAGGTCCACGTAGCGTTGGGTCACCAGCTCGATCCAACACCTCGGTCAGACTCACATCCGTCATACAGAACTTCAAGGATAAGAATATGGACTCCTTTCGCCTGTCCCCACTTAACAGCAGACGCTCAGTATTAAATGACAACACTGATATTGAGGAACCTAGAC GTCGGAGCTGGTGGAGGAAGTTGAATGACACATCTAGAGATATTCTCGAGGTTTTGGAAAAAGACCAACAAGAACCAGTATACAACATCATGGAGGAATATGATGTTGAGGTTTTGAG CCAAGAAAAAAAGGATAAACAAGAAACCTTAGATCTCCCAGACAGCAGTGACAGTGATTCCATTAGTAGCATTGTCATCCCACAGCGCAAACTCTTTACACAGAAGGAAAACCTATCAAAAAATAAGTTCGCTCAATTTCTCGGCACCAGAGAATCCATGGCCaagaataacaaaacaaatgttgAATCTGACAAGATTGATAAAACTATTGTAGCTGGCACTAAAAAGTTGTTTGGTGAGAGTTCAAAACCGAGATCCAAACCAGCTTTTCCTACTGAATTACTGACATTTTCTCCagataaaactgtaaataagaCTATGGGAGAAGTTAAAGGACAAGTCAGGAACTTGTTTGGCAATAGAGCTGGTGTTAAAAGGAAGAATAAATTTGCTGATTTCATTGCTTCTGAAAGTGAAGAGGAACCTGAGATACAGCCAAAAGTATTTGGATTTCAAAAGAAACATGATTTACCCAGTAGAAGAGTTAGTACTGCATCTAGCGTAACCACCGACATAGATATGGACGACTGGAAACTTCTACCATCTTCAACAATGGTACAAACCCAACTTGAAGCTATGATGGTAGACTCACCAGTGAAAAAGGCTAGACTAAGCAAATTATCTGAAGGAAAAGAGTTTGAAACTGCCACAAACAGCACTGGTATTACTAACAGAACcaaacaatcaaataaatctgttttatctaaaaataaatctaaattgtcagtttcaaaaaattctaataaatcGAAAATAGTACCCGAAGTTAATACAAGCATAGAAAAATCTGTGAGACATGATACTGCAACAAGAAATGATGAAGAAAATATAGTGTCAGAGGCTGGAGAAGAACAAGTAAGAGTGGCTACTGTTGTACAAGAAAGTGTTGatgctaatattaataaattgataggGTCTAATAAGTCTTCAATGTCAAACTCAAAGGGAACTTTCAGCAAATCTAAAACAGCACCCAATATTAAGTCCCATGAAgggaatgaaaatataataaaacctaTTTTGAACGAAGTTGTACCCGAGAAAGACAACCTTGAAATGGAGGTAGATGATaatgaagaaattaaattatctttggCATATAGTGATGAAGAGCAAATGGAGCAAGAAAATGCAAATGTAAGTGATAATAACTTGAACAAATCTAGACAAGACAAATTATCTGAAGGAAAAGAATCCGAAACTACCACAAACAATACAACTAACAATACCAAACAGTCAAATAAATCTGCTTTATCTAAAAATGAATCTAATGTGACCAtctcaaagaaaaataagtctAAAATAGTATCTGAAGTTAATGAAATCTTAGGAAAATCTACAAAACATGAAGATGAAGCTAGAAATTATGAAGTAAATGTCGTATCAGAGGCTGGACACATTGTACAAAAAAGTGTTGAtactgataataataaatctaaaaaccAAGAAATGCATACAGCAGAAGACAACAGTCAAAAGGATGAAGAACCAAACAATGTTCCTGATAGGGATCAAAATACGGAAAATGATAATTCTGATAAGAACAAGAGTAACAAATCAATATTGTCTCCCTCGAAAGCAACTATCAATAAATCTAAAACGACACCTAATGTTCATgagaatgaaaatatatcGAAATCTATTTTGAATGAACCTGTATTCGAGAAAGACAATCTTGATAaggaaataaatgataatgaagaaataaaattatctctgGAATATAGTGATGAAGAGCCTATGGAGCAAGAAAACgagaatttaaatgaaaatattcaagGTAACAATAAAGTAGACAGTGATAACGTGGCTAATACTCAAGAGATTCATGATCAAAATAtggacaaaaaaataatacatgaaCCGGCAGACATTAACAACAGCAAACAAGAAGACAATGAAGAGGAGAGTCCTGAAGTTCAAAACGAAAATCATAACAGTGATGATGAAAAGCTGGAGTCTGAAgttgatgaagaagaagatacagagaaaactgaagaaatggatgaagaaaatgaaaatcaagAAATAGAACTTGATGAACCGGCGGAAAAAGATAATGCAATAATTGATGAAGAAAATGCCAGTCAGGAAATTGAATCTGAGGAAGATAATGAAGAAGATGGAAACGAAGAAGTCAATAGCGAAGATGAAGAAGACATTGAAGTggaagaagaaaatgaaagtCAACAAGATGCCAGTCAAGAACTCGAAGAAAGTCACGAAGAGGTTATTGAAGAAGACGCAGCATCTGACAATGAAGAAAACGAAAGCCAAGAAATAATCAACGACAGTGTTAACGATGGAGATGATGCAGCAGATGAAAGCGACGACCAAAATGGTGAAACGAATGACGCAGAAAATGACATAAGTGGCATCGAAAAGGAGACGCCTAACGTAACACATGATACTACTGGCAGGAATAGAAAGAAGAATGAAAGCGATGTTAAATCCCCTGAGGTTGTTTTGAGGAATGATGAAAATGTTGCAGAGTCATTCACACCTAAGGGTCGCAACACGAGTATTAGAAGAACCACTATGCTGAAAAGTCTAAATATAAGGCCTAGTTTAGCACCGCCTAGAGAAAGTACAGGTATTTCAGATGGAACTACAAATTCTAGTGCAGAAGGTTCAGGCTGGGACTCTCACAGGACGACAAGAAAAACTTTGAGGCAAACTTTCGGTCGTGATTTTACTCCAAGGAAATCTTTACGCGCTTTGGTCATGGAGAAATCTGCGAAACGACACACTGCTTTTAATGACATAAATGACGTTGATATGCCAAGAGCGAATTCCACTGAGCTGCCGGAAGCTAGCAATGTTGATGAGACAGTGGAAGATCCTCACGAAATATCAAAGAGGACGCGGCAGACGACGCTCGAGATGTATTTGCAGAAGATCAAAAAACAGAACAtggaaaagaagaagaaactg GAAGAAGAAGTGAGGAATTCCCTCACAGCACCTTCAAAGGATATCCTGAATCCATTCAAAGTACCGTCTCGACCATTCGTCCTCAAACGCGCCAAGCCAGCGCAAAGCAAACCGAAGACAAAGGCCATAAAATCTACGATTCCTATAGAAAACCTACCACAGGACCTTCTGGAAGATATGATGTATAAACCGCCGAAGCGATTCCAGCCTAGTAACGCCTCGTGGATTACAAAAAGGCTTTACAAGTTTTTGGAAACCAAATTGGAGCCCAA ATACGACTACAAAGCGCGCGTGCGCGCAGAGAAGCTAGTAGAAACGATATACAGCTTCGTGAAAGATCTGCGTCGACACGACGTCGCCCCGAGCGACGCCGTCGACGCGCTCAAGCGGGAGCTGGCGCGGCTGTGTGTGGTCGAAACGCACTTCGACTTCTACCAGTTCTTCCACGACTATTTGCCCCGGGAGGTTAGAGTTAAG gtTGTCCCGGACGTGGTCAACAAGCTGCCGCTGCCTCGCCACGGGGTGTTCGCTGACATCCTGCGGGGCAACACCGTGCAGGGATGA